The Oncorhynchus tshawytscha isolate Ot180627B linkage group LG18, Otsh_v2.0, whole genome shotgun sequence genome has a window encoding:
- the thbd gene encoding thrombomodulin produces the protein MGDTVAILVALTFLLRVNGEDPLVGYCLGKQCFAVFQDQANFGTAQKRCEENNNGYLMTVRSLISHSILLILLGIHRGDYWIGLHLPSGQCPEQASFLRGYRWITGDNETKFQNWGRFEDVCSSKCISVSKYDFLWKEQPCESKVDGYICEYKLDSPCQHVIVKGDESVLYETPLGFKGENLLTLPLGTTATLKSIGSKYICLSEQWLQAPWSCEVFRGGCAHDCSSVNTKPVCTCPPGKTLQDNNVTCEDAQNDPCLDSGCAHLCQKKDDSYTCMCQHGYALAEDGKQCKDIDDCIDNRQCPGHNIKCVNTVGGFKCECHKGYVFENDKCVDEDECSMGPCDHECSNTIGSYNCSCWDGFIRMTEDTNRCQFVCLAECSPECDPSKPHHCNCPNGYILDDKNGKSICVDIDECEMDECHHNCTNTYGGYLCSCDEGFDLVGLNDCVEREPSNVSGFTIPFTPFVKHPTERPSTVKAGGLLGIIVCIVIVILVMVVLIHLILKRRGNLDIAFESQDFGNHDLQQVTMDKYKTLSFDRQ, from the coding sequence atgggggaTACAGTAGCAATACTCGTTGCCCTGACGTTCCTTTTGAGAGTGAACGGGGAAGACCCCCTCGTCGGATACTGCTTGGGGAAGCAGTGCTTTGCCGTTTTCCAGGACCAAGCTAACTTTGGAACCGCTCAAAAACGTTGTGAGGAAAATAATAATGGATATTTAATGACAGTTCGATCTTTGATATCACATAGCATCCTTTTAATATTACTTGGTATTCATAGAGGAGATTATTGGATTGGTTTACATTTACCAAGCGGGCAATGCCCCGAACAAGCATCGTTTTTACGAGGGTACAGGTGGATAACTGGAGATAATGAAACCAAATTCCAGAACTGGGGGCGCTTTGAAGATGTCTGTTCTTCAAAATGTATTTCGGTATCAAAATACGACTTTCTGTGGAAGGAACAACCATGCGAAAGTAAAGTAGATGGATATATTTGTGAATATAAACTTGACAGTCCCTGCCAACATGTAATTGTAAAAGGGGACGAATCAGTTCTGTATGAGACTCCGTTGGGATTCAAGGGAGAGAACCTACTGACATTACCCCTCGGAACCACTGCAACGCTCAAATCCATCGGGTCGAAGTATATCTGTCTATCTGAACAGTGGCTACAAGCACCGTGGAGTTGCGAGGTATTCAGAGGTGGCTGTGCGCATGACTGTTCCTCAGTTAATACTAAACCTGTATGCACCTGCCCACCTGGGAAAACTCTCCAGGACAATAACGTCACATGTGAAGATGCGCAAAATGACCCCTGCCTTGACTCAGGATGCGCACATCTCTGCCAAAAAAAGGATGACAGCTACACTTGCATGTGTCAGCATGGGTATGCACTGGCAGAAGATGGGAAGCAGTGCAAAGACATTGATGATTGTATCGATAACAGACAGTGCCCTGGACATAACATTAAGTGTGTCAATACTGTTGGTGGATTTAAATGCGAATGCCATAAGGGATATGTGTTTGAAAATGACAAATGCGTCGATGAAGATGAATGCTCCATGGGTCCATGTGACCACGAATGCAGTAACACAATAGGCAGTTACAATTGCTCCTGTTGGGATGGATTCATACGAATGACCGAAGACACCAACCGGTGCCAATTTGTTTGTTTAGCCGAGTGTTCCCCAGAATGTGACCCAAGTAAACCACATCATTGCAACTGTCCAAATGGTTACATACTCGATGACAAAAATGGGAAGTCAATTTGTGTTGACATAGATGAATGTGAGATGGATGAGTGCCATCATAATTGTACAAATACGTAtggaggttacctgtgttcttgTGATGAGGGATTCGACTTGGTTGGTTTAAATGATTGTGTTGAGAGAGAACcgtcaaatgtttcaggttttACCATACCATTTACACCATTTGTTAAGCATCCAACTGAGCGCCCTTCCACTGTAAAGGCTGGGGGTCTTCTTGGAATTATAGTATGCATTGTCATTGTTATTTTGGTGATGGTTGTACTTATTCACCTGATACTAAAACGTCGAGGTAATTTAGACATTGCTTTCGAAAGCCAAGATTTTGGTAATCACGATTTGCAACAAGTCACAATGGATAAGTACAAAACATTATCATTTgacagacagtag